A window of the Radiobacillus deserti genome harbors these coding sequences:
- the ftsE gene encoding cell division ATP-binding protein FtsE, translating into MIDMQGVQKTYPNGVQALSGIDVQIDEGEFVYVVGPSGAGKSTFIKMIYREVKPSKGYIRIHKQTLHNMKWKDVPYLRRNIGVVFQDFKLLPRLSVYENVAFALEVIEENPKAIRRRVMEVLDLVGLKNKARFIPDELSGGEQQRVSIARAIVNKPSLLIADEPTGNLDPETSWEIMNILEEINASGTTIIMATHSKDIVNTIKKRVIAIEGGRIVRDESRGEYGYDL; encoded by the coding sequence CGGTATAGACGTTCAGATTGATGAGGGTGAGTTTGTATATGTAGTAGGCCCAAGTGGGGCTGGCAAATCCACCTTTATAAAAATGATTTATCGAGAAGTAAAGCCTTCTAAGGGGTATATTCGAATTCATAAGCAAACGCTACACAATATGAAATGGAAGGACGTTCCTTACCTACGAAGAAATATAGGAGTAGTCTTCCAAGACTTTAAATTACTCCCTAGACTTTCTGTTTATGAGAATGTTGCTTTTGCCCTTGAAGTAATTGAAGAAAATCCTAAAGCGATTCGCAGACGTGTAATGGAGGTTCTAGATTTAGTAGGACTTAAGAATAAAGCTCGTTTTATACCAGATGAACTGTCTGGAGGAGAGCAACAACGTGTATCGATTGCTCGTGCGATTGTAAACAAGCCAAGCTTGTTAATTGCGGACGAGCCAACTGGTAACTTAGATCCAGAGACATCTTGGGAAATCATGAATATTCTTGAAGAAATTAATGCAAGTGGTACAACCATTATCATGGCCACACACAGCAAGGATATCGTAAATACGATCAAAAAACGTGTCATTGCTATTGAAGGCGGACGGATCGTACGTGACGAAAGTCGGGGTGAATATGGCTATGACCTTTAA